The genomic region tgtaagtaaaaattataatgctTATCAATTTACTGTGGTACCAAAGAAATAATTAAGCGTAACATCTGGTCAAGCTACTAGTTCAagtttaaacaaaaaaaaaaaatttcagtaTATACAGTCACACCGAACAAACCACCACTTAGTCCTGAATAATATGTGAGCTACGTTATCATTATACCTAATTTGTCGTTAAGTCAATAAAAGCGcatgtttatttaaaaaaaaaagatattttgaGCAGATGAATATATCATCTTGTTTTGGTgaattatacttttattatatatatacatacatctTCTATACTAAAAAGTTTTCTATAATGCGTTGAAcactttttcattaaattatatgaaaccccatttcttgtaatttttttcgttttgcgctccattttttcgtttattaaaatgtagaACTCAGtcattcaaaaaataatttatatcaaCTGTTAACACCGTAAGTTCATATTGCAACATGCTTCCAAATCATCCCACAAAATTTGTAGTAAttcggaaaaaaaaaaataaaataactgagcagaataaaaaaaagataaaaggaAAAGGCAAAAAAGAAGAGGCAAAACGCAAAGAAGTAATaaagcacaaaaaaaaaataatgccatttataatattataaaaagtgaaaataatTTGCAGCATTATTATGTAACACAGGGTAAGAGACGAATATTGTACATCccacaaaatataaaagattaaGAAAACATGAAACGGAGCTCTTAATAAAAACTGTAACTTAAGTTTATTACACATTTGCATGCATATATCTgcttttatatgtatacttatgtatgtgtacatatgatACGTACTATAAGCGTACGTGTGAAGGATCTGGTCCGCCAACTTAACTTTTAGCAGCTCTGAAATATCAGCAGACATTCTACACACCCGCTGCTATACGTTATTATGTGTATGTCATGTGTGCATCATGAGTATGTTTATTTCAAATGtcgaatatatattagaatattGAAATGATAAATGTTTACaccatattattttacttaatttttatttgtgtaCAAAATTCTCACGagaaaacaacaaaaaaatatgaatacatTAATTTACTGTCAGCTAAAGATTACAGTGACAAATTgccaattttaaaaaagaaatataatataaaagacaGTGGTgcacaaaatgaaaaaaaaaataattatgtattttccttttatggAAGTACAGGATATGATAAGCGAAAAGTTTTAGAGCACTTATTTAACATTCCATGTGAGAAAcgaaattttataaatttggGGTTTCACCAAAAATTAGATCTATGGTATGGATATGATAAGAAtaacaatttaaatattgtGCTTGATATTGATTTGttagaaaataaagaattctTAGACAATAACcaaacaatatataattatgaaaaactGGTCGACCTTATCGTTGAGTCAACAAATAGTATTATAATACCACTCTCACttgatgatatatatatagaaaagtCCTACCAAAAagaaaatggtaaaaaaggAGAATCAGAGCAGGTATCGCAGCGAGGGAGTGAAAAACAAAAGGACTTTTCCAACCTTTATTTACccaaaaaaatagaaaattttttaaatcaacTGAATGAGAAAGGGAAGAATATGCATATCTATTTTGTCTTGATAGGTGAgagtaacaaaaaaatggagttaaataaactatataataattttatgattGAATTAAAACGTAATTTTAACAAtttgcataatatatatttaatgaagcaaaataaattaaacttaagtttattgcaaaaaaataatgtaaataaatgtaaattgcTAATAAACGATATGGAAAATGCGCTTAAGCAAatgaacatatttaaaaatttttcccCATTTAATCAAAActgtgtatataatatatatgtaatagaAGAAGCGTATAATAAAAcgttaaattattttgatgATGTATATTATggatatgaaaaaattattaatatggGTAATATAATTGAAGATTATGGTATACTGTTCAATAATCTTATAAAAAACGCtctattcttttttcatatattaactCTTGAGCAAACAGGAACAACATTTAAGGATACTGTTTTGGAAAAATTGCATACACGATTTGTGTCTTTAATACGGAAACAAATAGTAAAGCAactgttattattagaaaaaaaaattattaaggatggaaaagaaattgtcttaaataaacaatatgTAAGGAGAGTCAAGGATTTAATAGGAAAGGGttataaattagaaaatttaaaaaaatcgttaataaaaaaatttaatgaagaaataaataaattagttATCTATGATTATCTTAAACAAGACGATTCAAATAACCTCAAAAAGTTGGTGAATGAATTTGTCAATCAGTTTGAAGAAAAGATGGATCAAGTTTTGAACAGTTATGATAACTTAAACCAAAGTCCATTAAAAagattatttgaaaaaagaaaaatgacaGCAGAACAAGTAACGAATAAAAGGAATACATGGTTTAACCCTTCATTAAATATGAACCTAACCTTAACTTCACTTGTAAGGAAAGGAGGTTATGGTAATCTGCAgagttattttatatatgactTAGGTTTACTCACATTCGTCTT from Plasmodium malariae genome assembly, chromosome: 11 harbors:
- the PmUG01_11039200 gene encoding conserved Plasmodium protein, unknown function; the encoded protein is MINVYTILFYLIFICVQNSHEKTTKKYEYINLLSAKDYSDKLPILKKKYNIKDSGAQNEKKNNYVFSFYGSTGYDKRKVLEHLFNIPCEKRNFINLGFHQKLDLWYGYDKNNNLNIVLDIDLLENKEFLDNNQTIYNYEKLVDLIVESTNSIIIPLSLDDIYIEKSYQKENGKKGESEQVSQRGSEKQKDFSNLYLPKKIENFLNQLNEKGKNMHIYFVLIGESNKKMELNKLYNNFMIELKRNFNNLHNIYLMKQNKLNLSLLQKNNVNKCKLLINDMENALKQMNIFKNFSPFNQNCVYNIYVIEEAYNKTLNYFDDVYYGYEKIINMGNIIEDYGILFNNLIKNALFFFHILTLEQTGTTFKDTVLEKLHTRFVSLIRKQIVKQLLLLEKKIIKDGKEIVLNKQYVRRVKDLIGKGYKLENLKKSLIKKFNEEINKLVIYDYLKQDDSNNLKKLVNEFVNQFEEKMDQVLNSYDNLNQSPLKRLFEKRKMTAEQVTNKRNTWFNPSLNMNLTLTSLVRKGGYGNLQSYFIYDLGLLTFVFGFVNDRDVPDIQQHGQKVPFFKFQPKINLKLNFN